Genomic DNA from Modestobacter versicolor:
GGCCTTCGCCCCCAGCGCTGCGCGGCCGCGCACGGTGCCGCCCGGTGACCACTCGTCGGCGAGCACCCGGGCCAGCGGGCCGACCGAGGCGATGTCCCGGGCGCGCTCCATCCCGGTCACCAGCGCCTCGAGGTCGCGGGGGTCGGTGAGGTAGCCGGCGTCGATGGACGGCGCCCAGGTCGGGTCGGCCGAGCGCAGCCGCACCGAGCCGCGGGAGTGCACGTGCACCAGCACGGTCGCGGCGGTGAACGCGTCGACGTCGGGGTCGACCTCCGCCTGCCGCCAGAACTTGACCGGCAGGAAGTGGTGCTGCAGGTCGGGCTCGGCGAGCGAGGCGTCGCTGCGGGTGAACAGCCCGGCCTCGGCGAGGTTGGAGGTCAGCGGCCCGCGGCGGGCGCCGAACCACTGCGCGTACCCCGACGGCGACTCTGCCCGGAACAGCGACCGCCCCGACCGGACGTGCCAGATGGTGGGCACCAGCGGGTGGTCCTGCAGCCCGCCGCCGACCCCGGGCAGGTCGTGGACGACGTCGACGCCCACCGAGCGCAGGTGGTCGGCCGGCCCGATGCCCGAGAGCATCAGCAGCTGCGGGGAGTTGATCGCCCCGCTGGCCAGCACCACCTCGGCGCCGGCGTGCGCGGTCCGCCGCCGTCCGCCGTGCAGGTACTCCACGCCGGTCGCCCGGCCGGCCTCGACCAGCACCCGGGTGACCTGGGCGCCGGTGCGCACGGTGAGGTTCGGCCGGTCCAGCACGGGCTTCAGGTAGGCGTCGGCGGCCGACCAGCGGCGTCCCCGCTTCTGGGTGACCTGGTAGGTGCCCACGCCCTCCTGCCGTGCCCCGTTGAAGTCGCGGTTGCGGGGGTGGCCGGCGGCCACGGCGGAGTCGACGACGGCGGTCGTCCAGCGGTGCGGGGAGCGCAGGTCCTCCACCCGCAGCGGGCCACCGGTGCCGTGGAACTCGTCGGCGCCGCGGGAGTTGTCCTCGCCGCGGCGGAACAGCGGCAGCACCTCGGCGTAGGACCACGCGGGGTCGCCGGTGAGCTC
This window encodes:
- a CDS encoding GMC family oxidoreductase — encoded protein: MSDEFDVVVVGAGSAGCTLAGRLTEDPALRVLVLEAGGSDDVLEVQVPAALYKVWRTRRDWNYATDPQPGLGGRELFWPRGKLLGGSSSINAMIYVRGAAADYDEWAELTGDPAWSYAEVLPLFRRGEDNSRGADEFHGTGGPLRVEDLRSPHRWTTAVVDSAVAAGHPRNRDFNGARQEGVGTYQVTQKRGRRWSAADAYLKPVLDRPNLTVRTGAQVTRVLVEAGRATGVEYLHGGRRRTAHAGAEVVLASGAINSPQLLMLSGIGPADHLRSVGVDVVHDLPGVGGGLQDHPLVPTIWHVRSGRSLFRAESPSGYAQWFGARRGPLTSNLAEAGLFTRSDASLAEPDLQHHFLPVKFWRQAEVDPDVDAFTAATVLVHVHSRGSVRLRSADPTWAPSIDAGYLTDPRDLEALVTGMERARDIASVGPLARVLADEWSPGGTVRGRAALGAKARETLESLYHPVGSCRMGTDDQAVVDPQLRVHGIAGLRVVDASVMPTLVRGNTNAPTIMIAERASDLVKAELGARTTTVPA